A stretch of the Bacillus licheniformis DSM 13 = ATCC 14580 genome encodes the following:
- a CDS encoding DEAD/DEAH box helicase: protein MIHIEQPAFYTRELRSCLEQRHLLKSELPFRESVVDWHIQEGLIKTEEGIKKTKKGFICLRCGQHERSFFARYPCYRCSKCCVYCRSCVMMGRVSDCTPLLTWHMHVSHKWAPVHTEWKGALSAGQEKAAKSIINAIRRKEELLVWAVCGSGKTELLFQGIEFALNNGLTVCIATPRTDVVLELAPRFRQAFPGVEIAALYGGSSDVGNLSPLIISTTHQLLRYKEAFDVIIIDEVDAFPYSIDNTLQYAVKKSAKRQSAHIYLTATPSADMKKRAESGKLDTVRIPARFHRSPLPEPTLIWCGNWKKSLKRRKVPFRLKKWLFKHQELQQPVFLFVPSVPVLKSVVSVLKKETFRAEGVYADDPDRNEKVNRFRESKLEVLVTTTILERGVTVKKAQVGVLGAESAVFTESALVQMAGRAGRHPEHTDGDVCFFHYGRTKSMNAARRHIQNMNKMSKKEMLID from the coding sequence GTGATTCACATCGAACAACCGGCATTCTATACCCGTGAATTGCGGTCATGTTTGGAGCAGCGCCACCTTCTGAAAAGCGAACTTCCTTTTCGTGAATCCGTCGTTGATTGGCATATCCAAGAAGGCTTGATAAAAACGGAGGAAGGTATTAAAAAAACGAAGAAAGGCTTTATTTGTTTGAGGTGCGGCCAGCACGAACGCTCATTTTTCGCCCGGTATCCTTGCTATCGGTGCAGTAAATGCTGCGTGTACTGCCGATCCTGCGTCATGATGGGCAGGGTGAGCGATTGTACGCCTCTGTTGACTTGGCACATGCATGTCAGCCATAAATGGGCGCCTGTTCATACGGAGTGGAAAGGCGCGCTTTCAGCAGGTCAGGAGAAAGCGGCCAAATCCATTATCAATGCTATACGAAGAAAAGAAGAACTGTTGGTCTGGGCGGTTTGCGGGTCGGGGAAAACAGAACTTCTCTTTCAAGGGATCGAATTCGCGCTGAACAACGGCTTGACAGTATGTATCGCTACTCCGAGAACCGATGTCGTACTCGAGCTTGCTCCGCGGTTTCGCCAAGCCTTTCCAGGGGTGGAAATTGCCGCTTTGTACGGAGGAAGCTCAGACGTTGGGAATCTCTCGCCGCTTATCATTTCAACTACCCACCAGCTGCTCCGCTATAAAGAAGCATTTGACGTGATCATCATAGATGAGGTGGATGCTTTTCCGTATTCTATTGATAACACGCTGCAATACGCTGTTAAAAAATCGGCAAAACGGCAAAGCGCTCACATCTATTTAACTGCCACGCCTTCAGCAGATATGAAAAAAAGGGCTGAGAGCGGAAAGCTGGACACCGTCCGTATTCCCGCGAGATTCCACCGCAGCCCCTTGCCTGAACCTACATTGATTTGGTGCGGAAATTGGAAAAAGAGTTTGAAACGAAGAAAAGTTCCTTTTCGCCTCAAAAAATGGCTTTTTAAGCACCAAGAACTGCAGCAACCGGTTTTTTTATTCGTTCCCTCTGTCCCTGTTCTTAAATCTGTGGTCAGTGTGCTGAAAAAGGAAACATTTCGCGCTGAAGGAGTTTATGCCGATGACCCTGACAGAAATGAAAAAGTGAACCGGTTTAGGGAAAGTAAGCTTGAGGTGCTCGTGACAACAACGATTTTGGAAAGAGGAGTGACCGTCAAAAAAGCGCAGGTTGGAGTATTGGGGGCAGAGTCGGCGGTTTTTACCGAAAGCGCCCTCGTCCAAATGGCGGGAAGAGCCGGCAGGCATCCCGAGCACACAGATGGAGACGTCTGTTTCTTTCATTACGGCAGGACAAAGTCGATGAATGCGGCACGACGTCATATTCAAAACATGAATAAAATGTCTAAAAAGGAAATGTTGATTGACTAG
- a CDS encoding DegV family protein — MKTAVVTDSTAYIPKDLRDRYNIHMIPLNVIFGETSYREEIDMSWKDYYKEVKAHENLPTTSQPAYGELISLYEKLGETYDAVISIHLSSGISGTFNSAVSASGMLEGIKVYPFDSEISCMAQGFYAIEAAEMAEKGAAPEEIIRHLDHMKTSMRAYFMVDDLSHLQRGGRLSGAQAFVGSLLKVKPILHFENKLIVPYEKIRTRKKAMNRLFELFGEDAEKGKPLRAVVIHANREEEADQIIEELSKQYAHVEFYKSYFGPVIGTHLGEGAMGIAWYTV, encoded by the coding sequence ATGAAAACAGCAGTAGTAACAGACAGTACGGCATATATACCTAAAGACCTGCGTGACCGCTACAATATTCATATGATACCTCTCAATGTGATCTTTGGAGAGACTTCATACAGGGAAGAGATCGATATGAGCTGGAAGGACTATTACAAAGAAGTAAAAGCCCACGAAAATCTCCCGACGACTTCCCAGCCCGCCTACGGCGAGTTGATTTCTCTCTATGAAAAACTCGGTGAAACATATGACGCGGTCATCAGCATCCACCTTTCCAGCGGCATCAGCGGAACATTCAACAGCGCTGTATCAGCAAGCGGTATGCTTGAAGGAATTAAAGTGTATCCGTTTGATTCGGAAATCAGCTGCATGGCTCAGGGTTTTTATGCGATCGAGGCGGCTGAGATGGCGGAAAAAGGAGCGGCTCCTGAGGAAATCATCCGCCACTTGGATCATATGAAAACCTCGATGAGGGCTTATTTTATGGTTGACGACCTTTCACATTTGCAAAGGGGAGGACGTCTGAGCGGCGCCCAGGCTTTTGTCGGAAGCCTTTTAAAAGTAAAGCCGATCTTGCATTTTGAGAACAAGCTGATCGTTCCCTACGAGAAAATCCGGACGAGAAAAAAAGCGATGAACCGTTTATTTGAGCTTTTTGGCGAAGATGCCGAGAAAGGAAAGCCGCTGAGAGCGGTTGTGATTCATGCCAACCGTGAAGAAGAAGCCGATCAAATAATCGAAGAATTGTCGAAGCAATATGCACATGTCGAATTTTATAAAAGCTATTTCGGGCCTGTGATCGGCACTCACCTTGGTGAAGGAGCGATGGGTATCGCCTGGTATACAGTATAA
- the degU gene encoding two-component system response regulator DegU: protein MTKVNIVIIDDHQLFREGVKRILDFEPTFEVVAEGDDGDEAARIVEHYHPDVVIMDINMPNVNGVEATKQLVDLYPESKVIILSIHDDENYVTHALKTGARGYLLKEMDADTLIEAVKVVAEGGSYLHPKVTHNLVNEFRRLATSGVSSHAQHEVYPEIRRPLHILTRRECEVLQMLADGKSNRGIGESLFISEKTVKNHVSNILQKMNVNDRTQAVVVAIKNGWVEMR, encoded by the coding sequence GTGACTAAAGTAAATATTGTAATTATTGACGATCATCAGTTATTCCGTGAAGGTGTCAAACGGATTTTGGATTTCGAACCTACCTTTGAGGTAGTGGCCGAAGGAGACGACGGAGATGAAGCGGCTCGCATTGTCGAGCACTACCATCCTGATGTTGTTATCATGGATATTAATATGCCGAATGTGAACGGAGTAGAAGCGACAAAACAACTGGTCGACTTGTATCCGGAATCAAAGGTTATTATTTTATCCATCCATGATGACGAAAACTATGTTACACATGCATTAAAAACAGGAGCCCGGGGCTATCTGCTGAAAGAAATGGATGCCGATACGCTGATCGAAGCCGTGAAAGTAGTAGCTGAAGGCGGATCTTATCTGCATCCTAAGGTTACACACAATCTTGTGAATGAATTCCGCCGTCTTGCAACAAGCGGTGTATCATCTCACGCTCAGCATGAGGTGTATCCGGAAATCCGGAGACCTCTTCACATTCTCACAAGAAGGGAATGCGAGGTACTGCAGATGCTGGCGGATGGAAAAAGCAACCGCGGAATCGGCGAATCATTATTTATCAGTGAAAAAACGGTTAAAAACCATGTCAGCAACATCCTTCAAAAAATGAATGTAAACGACAGAACGCAGGCTGTTGTTGTAGCCATTAAAAACGGCTGGGTAGAAATGAGATAA
- a CDS encoding sensor histidine kinase, translated as MSVSKMDSKVLDSIIMKMLKTVDGSKDEVFQIGEQSRQQYEGLVEELKQIKQQVNEVIDLGDRLEVHARHARNRLSEVSRNFHKFSEEEIREAYEKAHKLQVELTMIQQREKQLREKRDDLERRLLGLQEIIERSEGLVSQITVVLNYLNQDLRQVGVLLEDAQAKQDFGLRIIEAQEEERKRVSREIHDGPAQMLANVMMRSELIERIFRDKGTEEGFQEIKNLRQNVRNALYEVRRIIYDLRPMALDDLGLIPTLRKYLNTIEDYHGKAKIHFQCIGESEERRIAPRFEVALFRLAQEAVTNALKHSESTEIHVKVEVTKDFVTLIIKDNGNGFDLKEVKGKKNKSFGLLGMKERVDLLEGSMTIDSKIGLGTFILIKVPLSL; from the coding sequence GTGAGCGTTTCCAAAATGGACTCCAAAGTTTTAGATTCAATCATTATGAAGATGTTAAAAACGGTTGACGGGAGCAAGGATGAAGTCTTTCAAATCGGAGAGCAGTCCCGCCAGCAATACGAAGGCTTGGTAGAAGAGCTGAAACAGATTAAACAGCAGGTCAACGAAGTCATCGATCTTGGAGACAGGCTGGAAGTGCATGCCCGCCATGCGCGGAACCGCTTGTCAGAGGTCAGCAGAAACTTTCATAAATTCAGTGAAGAAGAGATTCGCGAAGCTTATGAAAAAGCCCACAAACTGCAGGTTGAACTGACAATGATCCAGCAGCGGGAAAAGCAGCTGAGAGAGAAGCGTGATGATCTGGAACGGCGCCTTTTGGGGCTTCAGGAAATCATCGAGCGTTCAGAAGGGCTTGTCAGTCAGATTACCGTCGTCTTAAACTACTTAAATCAGGATCTGCGCCAGGTCGGCGTTCTCCTTGAAGATGCGCAGGCCAAGCAGGATTTCGGACTGCGGATTATCGAAGCCCAGGAGGAAGAAAGAAAAAGGGTCTCAAGGGAAATTCACGACGGTCCTGCGCAAATGCTGGCCAACGTTATGATGAGATCTGAACTGATCGAACGCATCTTCAGAGACAAAGGAACAGAAGAAGGCTTTCAGGAAATTAAAAACCTCCGGCAAAACGTCAGAAATGCTCTTTATGAAGTCAGAAGAATCATTTATGATTTAAGGCCGATGGCTTTAGACGATTTGGGATTGATACCGACGCTCAGAAAATACTTGAACACGATCGAAGATTATCATGGAAAAGCAAAGATTCATTTCCAATGCATCGGAGAATCCGAAGAAAGAAGAATAGCACCGCGGTTTGAGGTTGCACTATTCCGGCTTGCACAGGAAGCGGTGACAAACGCCTTAAAACACTCCGAATCAACTGAAATTCATGTTAAAGTAGAAGTGACAAAAGATTTTGTGACGCTGATTATCAAAGACAATGGAAACGGCTTTGACTTAAAAGAAGTAAAAGGCAAGAAGAACAAATCTTTCGGTCTGCTAGGTATGAAAGAAAGAGTCGATTTGCTCGAAGGCTCAATGACAATCGATTCGAAAATAGGTCTTGGGACATTTATATTGATTAAAGTTCCACTGTCTTTGTAA
- a CDS encoding YigZ family protein: MLQSYLTVAGEGTHEIVIEKSRFICHLSRVSTEEEAQNFINHIKKQHWNATHNCSAYVIGENDQIQKANDDGEPSGTAGVPMLEVLKKRNLKDTCAVVTRYFGGIKLGAGGLIRAYGKSVSEGLNHVGVVELKLMRVMHTTVNYTWIGKLENELRESPYQIKDVHYADDVEFETYVKESEKQAFTEWITELTNGKSENREGIQVYLEEAFNN, from the coding sequence ATGCTGCAAAGCTATCTGACTGTTGCAGGTGAAGGGACCCATGAAATCGTGATTGAAAAATCCCGGTTTATATGCCACTTGAGCCGCGTCAGTACTGAAGAAGAAGCACAGAACTTTATCAACCACATAAAAAAGCAGCATTGGAATGCGACGCATAATTGCTCGGCTTACGTCATAGGAGAAAATGATCAAATTCAAAAAGCGAATGACGACGGAGAACCGAGCGGGACAGCGGGCGTACCGATGCTTGAAGTTTTGAAGAAACGCAACCTTAAAGATACATGCGCCGTTGTGACGAGATATTTCGGCGGCATTAAACTCGGCGCAGGAGGATTGATAAGGGCTTACGGAAAATCCGTGTCAGAGGGGCTGAACCATGTCGGCGTTGTCGAACTAAAGCTGATGCGGGTCATGCACACCACTGTGAACTATACATGGATCGGCAAGCTTGAAAACGAGCTTCGCGAGTCCCCTTATCAAATAAAAGACGTTCACTATGCAGACGATGTCGAATTTGAAACGTATGTCAAGGAAAGCGAAAAACAGGCATTTACGGAATGGATAACCGAATTAACAAATGGCAAGAGTGAGAATAGAGAAGGCATTCAAGTCTATTTGGAAGAAGCTTTTAATAATTAA
- a CDS encoding LCP family protein, translating to MAERIKVKVRKKKNKKRRLIKRFIVLMLLALLAVGGVGIYKIINTISAADGTYDELERGEKSKLRDDVVDIQKKPFSILFMGVEDYSTNGEHGRTDSLIVVTLDPKKKSMKMLSIPRDTRVHLASDTTGTKTKINAAYAKGGKDETIETVEDFLGIPIDYYATVDFDGFKDVIDEIGGIDVDVPFDFSEKSDVSKSKRIYFKKGNMHLNGEEALAYARMRKQDKRGDFGRNDRQKQILKAALDQISKPQNLAKIDTIAQKASKNIQTNFRITQALALQQIYSGFAGDDIKTLNITGQDLTIANVYYFEPDQQNLENVQNELTHHLYPDSAADSSGTSSESSATADGADSSAESSAASY from the coding sequence ATGGCTGAGCGTATTAAAGTGAAAGTGCGGAAAAAAAAGAATAAAAAGAGAAGGCTGATTAAACGGTTTATAGTCCTTATGCTGCTCGCACTTCTCGCAGTCGGCGGAGTGGGCATATATAAAATTATAAACACGATTTCCGCGGCTGACGGCACTTATGATGAGCTTGAACGCGGAGAGAAGTCGAAGCTCAGGGACGATGTTGTTGATATTCAAAAAAAGCCGTTCTCGATTCTTTTTATGGGGGTTGAAGATTATTCGACAAACGGCGAGCACGGCCGGACGGATTCCCTGATTGTCGTGACGCTCGATCCTAAAAAGAAGTCGATGAAAATGCTGAGCATTCCGCGGGACACAAGGGTTCATTTGGCCAGCGACACAACCGGCACAAAAACAAAAATTAATGCGGCCTATGCAAAAGGCGGCAAGGATGAAACAATTGAGACGGTTGAGGATTTCCTCGGAATCCCGATCGACTACTATGCAACGGTCGATTTTGACGGGTTTAAAGATGTCATCGATGAAATCGGCGGAATCGATGTCGATGTGCCGTTTGACTTTAGCGAAAAAAGCGATGTCTCCAAATCGAAGAGAATCTATTTTAAAAAAGGAAATATGCATCTAAATGGTGAGGAAGCTCTTGCCTACGCAAGGATGAGAAAACAGGATAAGCGTGGAGACTTCGGGAGAAACGACAGACAGAAGCAAATTTTAAAAGCCGCTCTTGATCAAATCTCAAAACCGCAAAACCTCGCTAAAATTGATACAATTGCCCAAAAAGCAAGCAAAAACATTCAGACGAATTTTAGAATCACGCAGGCGCTGGCGCTTCAACAAATTTACAGCGGCTTTGCCGGCGATGATATCAAAACATTAAACATCACAGGACAGGATCTTACGATTGCAAATGTTTACTACTTTGAGCCTGACCAGCAAAACCTGGAAAACGTGCAAAATGAATTGACCCATCATTTGTACCCGGACTCAGCTGCCGATTCGAGCGGAACATCGTCTGAATCTTCCGCAACCGCTGACGGTGCGGACAGCTCAGCTGAATCGTCTGCTGCTTCTTATTGA
- a CDS encoding YunG family protein → MDDHYLGQIEQIVKALYKSWSSDSSSKWSKDNPAKGQCGVTALVVNDILGGEIKKTKLPEGWHFYNFVNGKRYDLTVSQFKEDILYMDIPSNRDEAFSDTSEKQYNYLKHSMINHLPCSNSKLR, encoded by the coding sequence ATGGATGATCATTACCTTGGACAAATCGAACAAATAGTGAAAGCATTGTATAAATCCTGGTCTTCAGATTCAAGTTCAAAATGGAGTAAGGATAACCCTGCCAAGGGACAATGCGGCGTAACCGCGCTAGTCGTAAATGATATATTAGGTGGAGAAATAAAGAAAACAAAGCTGCCTGAAGGGTGGCATTTTTATAATTTTGTCAATGGTAAAAGATATGATTTAACGGTTTCTCAATTCAAAGAAGACATCCTGTATATGGATATTCCCTCAAATAGAGACGAGGCATTCTCAGATACCAGCGAAAAACAGTATAATTATTTAAAGCATAGTATGATCAATCATTTGCCTTGTTCAAATAGTAAGTTACGCTAG
- a CDS encoding glycosyltransferase family 4 protein, which translates to MSYERTVIAFFVSLITVLIITPLVKRLAIKSGVVDQPDKRKIHDKVMPRMGGLAIFIGVLTGSFAGGLYENRITAITLGAFMIVILGIVDDKYNLSARIKFIVQVLVACIIVSTGLKMEFLSIPFWDLRFDLGWLAYPLTILWIVGITNAINLIDGLDGLAAGISVIGLSTIAVMAFSADKILIFSLSLVVIGSTVGFLFYNFHPAKIFMGDTGSLFLGYVISVLSLLGLYKSVTLFSVVIPIIILGVPIFDTTFAIIRRILNKQPISAPDKSHIHHRLMAFGLSHRKAVIVIYLIGVVFSLSAILLKTATLWVSIFIIFGLILFMQIIAEVTGLVNEQYKPFTKFYRRMVKRN; encoded by the coding sequence ATGTCTTATGAACGCACTGTAATTGCGTTTTTTGTCTCTCTCATTACTGTTTTAATTATTACTCCGCTTGTCAAACGTCTAGCAATCAAATCCGGGGTCGTGGATCAGCCGGATAAACGAAAGATACATGATAAAGTAATGCCGAGAATGGGCGGTTTAGCCATTTTTATAGGAGTATTGACCGGTTCGTTTGCCGGCGGCCTTTATGAAAACAGAATAACAGCAATTACACTCGGTGCTTTTATGATCGTAATTTTAGGCATTGTAGATGACAAATACAATTTAAGCGCGAGAATTAAATTTATCGTACAAGTATTAGTAGCCTGCATCATCGTCAGTACAGGCTTGAAAATGGAATTTTTATCGATTCCGTTTTGGGATCTTCGCTTTGATTTGGGGTGGCTCGCATACCCGTTGACGATTTTGTGGATCGTCGGGATCACCAATGCCATCAATTTAATCGACGGATTGGACGGACTGGCTGCGGGTATATCCGTCATCGGCCTCTCGACGATTGCCGTCATGGCGTTTTCTGCCGATAAAATCTTGATCTTCTCTTTGTCGCTGGTAGTCATCGGAAGCACGGTCGGCTTTCTGTTCTACAACTTCCACCCGGCGAAAATTTTTATGGGAGACACGGGCTCGCTGTTTTTGGGCTATGTGATCTCGGTTCTGTCGCTGCTGGGGCTGTATAAAAGCGTGACTCTGTTCAGCGTCGTCATCCCGATTATTATATTAGGAGTGCCGATATTTGACACGACATTTGCGATCATCAGGCGGATTTTAAACAAGCAGCCGATTTCGGCTCCCGATAAATCGCATATTCACCACAGGCTGATGGCCTTCGGCCTGTCCCATCGGAAAGCCGTTATCGTCATTTATTTAATCGGCGTCGTCTTCAGCCTGAGCGCCATTCTTTTAAAAACCGCAACCCTATGGGTGTCCATCTTCATCATCTTCGGCTTAATACTGTTCATGCAGATCATCGCAGAGGTGACAGGCCTTGTAAATGAGCAGTACAAGCCTTTTACGAAGTTTTACAGGCGGATGGTGAAGAGGAATTAA
- the tuaH gene encoding teichuronic acid biosynthesis protein TuaH: protein MKADQFIHVIVATGEWGQDQLRYRRHRLAEFLAGRKETKEVIWVCPSENPSRETFTLLDNGIKQFAVKDFLKKKIFRFARYKDVFYQSKLKPLLDRLKEDVQGEKVCLWYTFPGFPLLSSLYQWDQVIYDCSDLWAAPISGSQSLVSGFRQKVIFEAEGRIIKAADTIFCTSEYLQQNVADRLQGETKPVFTIENGVEYSLFAENMQKADVLKGREGTVLGFIGGIKPKLDFKLVKEAARTKKEWTFLFVGPDGTNGDEDFKALLEEDNVIWTGPAAPSEVPAYMNVVDIGIMPYKPSPYNNAVFPLKLFEFLAAGKPVAGMNLPSTEKVEQEHVYRHLTGNDPAEFTAVCEELELAHDDVSHVELRRKIARERDWHHLFLMMLDKLNLNKDA from the coding sequence GTGAAAGCAGATCAATTCATACACGTCATAGTAGCGACAGGTGAATGGGGGCAGGATCAGCTAAGATACAGAAGGCACCGCCTTGCTGAGTTTTTAGCAGGCCGCAAGGAGACGAAGGAAGTCATTTGGGTTTGTCCGTCTGAAAATCCTTCCCGTGAGACTTTTACATTGCTTGACAACGGAATCAAGCAATTTGCAGTCAAAGATTTTTTGAAAAAGAAAATATTCAGGTTTGCCCGCTACAAAGATGTTTTCTATCAAAGCAAGCTGAAGCCGCTGCTTGACCGGCTGAAAGAAGACGTTCAGGGAGAAAAGGTGTGCTTATGGTACACCTTCCCCGGCTTTCCGCTGCTGTCGTCGCTTTATCAATGGGATCAGGTCATCTATGACTGCAGCGACCTGTGGGCGGCCCCGATCAGCGGTAGCCAAAGCCTTGTCTCAGGATTCAGGCAAAAGGTCATTTTTGAAGCTGAAGGCAGAATCATCAAAGCTGCTGATACGATTTTTTGCACTTCCGAATACTTGCAACAAAATGTAGCAGACCGGCTTCAAGGAGAGACAAAGCCGGTTTTTACAATCGAAAACGGTGTGGAGTACAGCTTGTTTGCAGAAAATATGCAAAAAGCGGATGTATTGAAGGGAAGGGAAGGAACCGTCCTCGGCTTTATCGGAGGAATCAAGCCGAAGCTCGATTTTAAGCTCGTCAAAGAAGCTGCCAGAACAAAAAAAGAGTGGACATTTTTATTTGTCGGTCCTGACGGGACAAACGGAGACGAAGATTTTAAAGCGCTTCTTGAAGAAGATAATGTCATCTGGACGGGCCCCGCTGCGCCGTCAGAAGTACCAGCTTATATGAATGTAGTGGATATCGGTATCATGCCGTATAAACCGTCGCCATATAACAATGCGGTATTTCCTTTAAAGCTGTTTGAATTTTTGGCTGCCGGAAAGCCTGTCGCAGGTATGAACCTCCCTTCAACGGAAAAGGTTGAACAGGAACACGTTTACCGTCATTTAACAGGAAACGACCCCGCTGAATTTACAGCGGTTTGTGAAGAGCTGGAGCTTGCGCATGATGATGTTTCCCATGTGGAACTGCGCAGAAAGATCGCACGTGAAAGAGACTGGCATCATCTATTTTTAATGATGCTTGATAAATTGAACTTGAATAAGGATGCATAA
- the tuaG gene encoding teichuronic acid biosynthesis protein TuaG has product MTRQKPLISVITPSYNAEEFIEKTIKSVLNQTFSDWEMIIADDCSTDGTRDILKRYEEDDERIHAIFLKENQGAAAARNAALSKAEGRYVAFLDSDDVWKAEKLDKQLAFMRKHQHAFSFTAYELISQDGEPLHKTIHAPVSLTYDDVLKNTIIGCLTVMIDREQTGDIRMPNIRTRQDLATWLSVLKRGFKAYGLNEPLAEYRIVETSISRNKWKAARKTWYVYREIERLHLMKATWCFFHYAKNAVMKRL; this is encoded by the coding sequence ATGACGAGGCAAAAACCTTTAATCTCTGTCATTACGCCTTCCTATAACGCGGAGGAATTTATCGAAAAAACCATTAAGTCCGTCTTAAATCAGACGTTTTCCGACTGGGAAATGATCATTGCCGATGATTGCTCAACAGATGGGACAAGAGACATTTTGAAGCGCTATGAAGAAGATGATGAGCGGATCCATGCCATTTTTCTGAAAGAGAATCAAGGTGCTGCAGCGGCGCGAAATGCGGCGCTCAGCAAAGCCGAAGGGCGCTATGTCGCCTTTTTGGACAGCGATGATGTTTGGAAAGCAGAAAAGCTGGATAAGCAGCTCGCCTTCATGAGAAAGCATCAGCATGCTTTCTCATTTACGGCATACGAGCTGATCAGCCAAGACGGCGAACCGCTTCATAAAACCATTCATGCACCCGTAAGCCTTACATATGATGATGTATTAAAAAATACGATCATCGGCTGCTTGACGGTGATGATTGACAGAGAACAAACGGGTGATATCCGGATGCCGAATATTAGAACCCGCCAGGATTTGGCGACATGGCTGTCCGTATTAAAGCGGGGGTTCAAGGCATATGGACTGAACGAACCCCTCGCGGAATACCGCATCGTTGAAACATCGATCTCCAGAAACAAGTGGAAGGCGGCGCGAAAAACCTGGTACGTATACAGGGAAATCGAACGACTTCACTTGATGAAAGCGACATGGTGCTTTTTCCATTACGCTAAGAACGCAGTAATGAAAAGATTATAA
- the tuaF gene encoding teichuronic acid biosynthesis protein TuaF, translating to MNLIKRIAGRVKKFIVAIIALPLILGLVGYFMPKGSVAPSNYTATVTISTGNYGEAKYNNAKQVPLLLKNEAFLKDIFPDMPEEDLAQLKDDLAIEIRTDSLFNLSYTGPDKQETLDTLGKIKDAYMKGDKALFSKREEVIEKNIKALEDETVSADSKVDKQRFLYELETSKLDMKAAEEIEPLIVLDNQAAGMSPKKRAVLGVLIGLALSFFIIVIPEVFRER from the coding sequence ATGAATTTAATCAAACGTATTGCTGGTAGAGTGAAAAAGTTTATTGTGGCGATTATTGCGCTTCCTCTTATTCTTGGTCTTGTCGGCTATTTTATGCCGAAGGGAAGCGTTGCTCCATCTAATTACACGGCTACTGTAACGATATCAACCGGGAACTATGGAGAAGCGAAGTACAACAATGCAAAGCAAGTGCCGCTGCTGTTGAAAAACGAAGCTTTTTTAAAGGACATTTTCCCGGATATGCCGGAAGAGGATCTGGCGCAATTGAAAGACGATCTGGCGATTGAAATCAGAACGGATTCACTTTTCAACTTAAGCTACACAGGGCCTGATAAACAGGAAACATTGGATACTTTAGGAAAAATTAAAGATGCCTATATGAAAGGCGATAAGGCGCTGTTCTCAAAAAGAGAAGAAGTCATTGAAAAGAATATTAAGGCGCTTGAAGACGAAACAGTCAGCGCTGATTCCAAAGTTGACAAACAGCGGTTTTTGTATGAGCTTGAAACAAGCAAGCTTGATATGAAGGCTGCTGAAGAAATTGAGCCGTTGATCGTGCTTGATAACCAGGCTGCCGGCATGTCGCCTAAGAAAAGAGCGGTGCTGGGCGTACTGATCGGTTTAGCGCTGTCATTTTTTATCATTGTCATTCCGGAAGTTTTCAGAGAACGTTAA